The genomic window TAAGATGGCCATAGGTGTCGTTGACCGTTTTGAAATTGTCGCCGTCCATCATCAGAACACAAAATGGGCGGCCCTCGACGGCGGCCCTTCCGGCCTCGCGCCTGAGTTCGGAAAAAAAGGAGCGGCTTGATAGCAGTCCTGTAAGGTCGTCGTGCGAGATAAGACGATGTATCTGCCGCTGATATTCGCGGTCGATCTCGTCAAGCAGGTCAAAGCGCAGTATCGTATCGCCGAGAGCGATCTTGTCGCCGTTGTTGAGCGCCGCACTTTCGATACGTTTTCCGTTGAGAAACGTGCCGTTCCGCGACGAAAGATCGGTCAGAATGTAGCTCTTCGCGCCGCCTTCGTTGACCGTTTCGACGCGTGCGTGCTGACGCGAAACTTGCGTGTCATTGACGCGCACGTCAGCCTCGAGCGCACGGCCGAGAATGACCGCCGCGCGTTCGAGCGGTATAGGAACAGCAATAAGCTCGCCGCTCAAAAAGACGAGGGCGGGCTTCAGGTCCTGTCGAATCGTTCCGATATCGTTCATAGTAGGAAGAGGCGAACGAGGAAAGACCAAGTCATCTGTTAGTTTAACCTATTTATTACAACAATTAAAAGTCTTTTTTCACGTATCCACAGTACGCGGAACGGCGGCTACTTCGTCCATTCATCCGAAACGGAAACGTCCACCTTGATCGGCACGACGGAAACATACGTCTCGGCGGCACGCACCATTGCGGACTCGAGCGTTGCGGACGTTCTCTCCGCATCTGCGGCGGCGCACTCGACAATGATCTCATCGTGAACGATATTGACGAGCTTCGCAGAGCTTTCGCGTATATCGTTGTGCAAAAGCCGCATCGCACGCTTCAGAATGTCGGCAGACGTGCCTTGTATGGGCATATTTTTTGCGTAACGCTGTGCCGCGGCGACCGAGCTGCGGTCGTTCTCGTCAAATCTGAACCTCGAAAGGCGGCCCGAACGCGTCCTCGCTTTGCGTGTTTCAACTACGTCCGCGGCGGCTGCACGCAGCCACTCGTTCAACCGCGGATACGTACCAAAGTAACGCCGCAGCGTATGCTCCGCCTCGGATTGCGTCAGGCCCGTCATCATCGCAAAACGCTGCGCGCCGATGCCGTAAACGACACCGAAATTAAGGCGTTTTGCAAACGAGCGCTGCTCCGGCGACACGTCCTCAGGCTTGACGCCAAAGACCTGCGACGCCGTTGCCGCGTGAAGGTCGGCTCCGCTCTCAAAAGCGCTGATAAAGTTCTTGTCACCCGAAAAATCGGCAAGGATCCGCAGCTCGATCTGCGAATAATCCGCAACGACAAGTTTGTTGCCGCTCTCGGCACGAAAGCACCGCCGATATTGCGTCTCGTGCGGTATTTGCTGCAAATTCGGGCGCGAACACGCAAATCGCCCGGTCGGAGCACCGATCTGCCGAAAATCGGCGTGGATACGGCCTGTCGCCGGCTCGACGGAGTCGAGTATGTTCTCGCCGAAGCTTGAAATGGCCTTTGCGGCGGCTCGATATTCGAGCAGCTTTGCGATCACGGGATATTGCTCGGCGAGCGGCTGAAGCTCCCATGCCCGCGTGGTATTCGGCATCGGCACACCGAGGCCGCGAAGTGCATCGCCGACCTGCTGCACCGAGTCAAGATTGATCTCGGGCCGGCCAAAAAGCGAGGCCTGCGCAACGCCCGACGACAGCATATCCTGAAGCTCATCCGCCGCCTTCTGTTGTATCTTTGCCACCGATGCAAGCTGCTCGCGCCAACGCTCTTCGTCGAGAAAGAACCCGTTCAGCTCCATTTCGGCTACCGGCACGACACACTCATTCTCGAGCTTCATCACATCTTGAAGCTCATCACGTTTGATACGTTCTTCGAGAGCGGCGTGAACCTCGGGCATTATCGCGGCATCTTTCGCGGCATATTCGACCTGCGAATTCGTAAGCTCATCCGCGGCCCAATCGCTCACCTGCTCGGTCTTATCAAGCGTTCGGCCCAAAAAGTACTGCACGACATCGGCAAGGCCGTGGCGGCGGTCGCCTTCGCCTGCGGCGACCAGGATGCTTGCAAGATACGTATCGTAAACATTGCCGACCTCGACGCCGAGATGGTGGCGGACCCATTTCGTATCGAACTTGGCATTGTGTGCGATCTTTGCCTGCTTTTCCGATTCGAGCAAGCTGCGAAGCGGCCTGAGTGCGGGTGTCGTTTGCAGTTCCTCGCCCGCGCCGAACGCACGCAGGTCAACCACCATCGTCTTTGCACCGTTGCTCAACTGAACAAGCCGCACTTCGCCGTGATACGGGTCAAGTTCGGTCGTTTCGACGTCAAAACCTAACCGCTCGGCTTCCGCCAGCTCGCCGCACATCTTTGCGAGCGTCTCTTCGTCCTTGACCAGCTGAAAGTAAAGTTCCATCGGTAATAAGCTATTGTACAGATAGGACGCTTGTTCGCCAATTTACTCCGATCGCCGCCGGTTTTTTGGGCCGGAAAGTCCTGATACAACAAAAAAGGCCGCCCGGGAAGGCAGCCTTTTTCGTTAAGGTCGGCTCTGACGATCAGACCGCCGAGCCGGGATAACCCAACCCAAGGCGGCTTTCGTCGCCCTCACCCAACGAGTTGACTATTTCGTAATGGAAATAATCGAACTTTGCGGCAACGGGCGGCTGCACGCGTTTATCGTACATCTCACGCGAGCGGTCGATCGCTTCTTTCAGGCGAACGTATAGGTCGTGCGATTCGCGGCCTTCACGTACCTTCTGCTCGTTATAGAGCTTGATCTCAGAGACCAAAAGGCGGGCAAAACGGCGTGCATCATTGTGCAGGCGGCGTTCATCTTCGGGTACTTCGATCGGAAGATCGACGTTGCGGTCAGACAAACGCGAACGCTGCGGGGCGACCGTAGCCGTAGCCACCGCCGGTTCAGGTGCGGCCGCAGGCATCGGTTCAGGCTGCGCGAACGAATCGCCGTGATACGGCTCATTTTCGTAAGGGTTCTGCCGATCGAAGTTACTCTCGAAAACGAAAGCCGGCTCCGCAGTAGCAGGCTCCTCAGGCTCTTCAACAGCGGGTTCGGCCGGCTCCTCAGCAGGCTCTTCAGCCGCCGCTTCAGGTTCAGGCTCAAATTCGGCCGCCGGTACCGTATATTCTGCGGCCGGTTCGACATATTCCGAGTGCGAAGGCTCCTGAGGTTCGAACGTCGAGGTTTCGACATCTATGCGGGCGTCTGCCTCGTGCCCTTCGAAATTTTCGACGGGCACGCTAGGTTCAAAGCTGTCGTACTTGACTTCCGCTTTGACCGCAGGTTCATCAACGGCGTGTGATCCGAACGGCGAGGTTTCAAGTCCTGCCTCGGTGACAGGCTCGGCAGCTTTTACCTCATATGATGCTCCGTAAACCGGCTCTTCAACTTGTTCAACCGCAGCGTTCGGCTCAAATTCGCCATACTTCGGCTCTTCCGCCGCCGCTACAGGTTCCGCCCTGAATGACGGAGCTTCGAAATGCGTTTCGGCAGCAGGTTCTTCGGTATGTTCGGCACTCTCGCCGCGATCCGCATCGTCAAAAGCAGCTTCTGACGGCCGGTAGCCTTCGAATGGCGGCGGTTCGACAAATACCCGCGGTGTGTCGGCCTGCGCAGGCTCTTCTGTAGTATCGAGGGCGTGAATGCTCGGATCGTCGTAAGCCGTCGCCGGTGCCGCTCCCGTTACAGCGTGTGCGCTCCGGTTCGCGGCAAGCAGTTCGACCGTAACTCCTGCGACGTGAACAAGCGTTTCGAGCGCGTCGGTGTTCAGCGCGATCCCCTCGTGGCCATAATCGGCGTACATAACGGCAACGGTGCGTCCGCGTGCGATCAATGGTATCGCATACATACGGTCGGGCGTTCCGTATTCGAGGCGACCCAAGATATCTGCATCGTCCGCAAAGGCTCCCGCATTACCCTCAACTGTCGCAAGTGAGGCAGCAGCCTTTGCCAGAATGGTGTCCGCCGTTATCGGAATGCTGATATCGCGTACGGCTTCCTCGTTAGCAGACGCCTCTTTACCAAAGACCTTCCAGCCGACGAAGTGCTCGGCCTTGACGATGAAGAATGCTCCGCGCGGTGCGTAATTCGCCGCGTGTTCTATGAGTGTTTTAAGGATCGCCGATTGCGACTGCTTTGAGCTGATGTCCTTGATCGCATCGCGAATACCGCCGAAATCAGCTTCGGGTACGGCCTCTTTCTCAAGCGCCTCGGCCTCGGCTATCGCGGCTGCGGTAATTGTCGCACCCTCATCGCGGGCAAGCCGCAGATGTTCCGTTACCGATTCACTGAACGCGGCATCGAACTCATGCTTCCCGTCAAAACGCTCTGTAAACTCTTTTATAATATCGTCGAAACGTGCCCGATGTTCATCGAACTGCGATCGAATCTTCGTCTGAAATTCGGCGGCATCATCGCGCATCTTTGCGGCGACGCCATTCAGATA from Chloracidobacterium sp. includes these protein-coding regions:
- a CDS encoding GGDEF domain-containing protein translates to MNDIGTIRQDLKPALVFLSGELIAVPIPLERAAVILGRALEADVRVNDTQVSRQHARVETVNEGGAKSYILTDLSSRNGTFLNGKRIESAALNNGDKIALGDTILRFDLLDEIDREYQRQIHRLISHDDLTGLLSSRSFFSELRREAGRAAVEGRPFCVLMMDGDNFKTVNDTYGHLTGSKTIEEIGLAIMANLRTGDAAARFGGDEFAAFLLDAELPQALIAAERMRASVAEHEFSVVQPGRTGEKHRITLSIGIASFPEDSSDPIELVEMADSALYRAKREGRNRVAAYRDISQEELSRHLPPRRER